A genome region from Blautia coccoides includes the following:
- a CDS encoding sodium-dependent transporter, with product MKKNSAGTSRTRDAFRSKFGFIVACVGSAVGMGNIWMFPYRTGQYGGAAFLIPYFIFVAILGFSGVVGEMAFGRAMKTGPLGAFGKVMEMRGLKGGRLIGMIPVLGSLAIGIGYSVVVGWFLRFLWGSLSGNMFHAADVSAYFGEIAGNFGSTGWHMAGLAVTFVIMAFGVSKGIEKMNKIMMPLFFIFFLFLMIRVLTLGNAGAGYKYLFVPKWEYLMQPKTWVFALGQAFFSLSLAGSGTLVYGSYLSKDVDVVESARNVAFFDTCAAILAGLVVIPAVFAFGLDVSAGPPLMFITLPEVFRQMPFGQVFAVVFFVAVLFAAVTSLMNLFETPIEALQEQFGLSRKMAVILVAFAAAAVGIFIESADMVSVWMDVVSIYIIPLGALLAAVMFFWAAPRGFAREQVQTGRRKPLGKWFEPATKYLFVGLTFVVYILGIFYGGIG from the coding sequence ATGAAAAAGAATTCAGCGGGAACCTCCCGGACCAGGGATGCCTTCCGCTCAAAATTTGGTTTTATTGTGGCATGTGTGGGTTCTGCGGTGGGGATGGGAAATATCTGGATGTTTCCTTACCGGACCGGACAGTACGGCGGAGCGGCTTTTCTGATTCCCTATTTTATATTCGTTGCAATATTGGGATTCTCCGGAGTGGTGGGAGAGATGGCTTTTGGGCGCGCTATGAAGACAGGACCCCTGGGAGCTTTCGGGAAAGTGATGGAGATGCGGGGGCTGAAGGGAGGAAGGCTCATCGGAATGATCCCTGTCCTTGGCTCACTGGCCATCGGCATCGGCTATTCCGTGGTGGTTGGCTGGTTTCTGCGGTTTTTGTGGGGGTCTCTTTCAGGGAACATGTTTCACGCCGCTGATGTCTCAGCCTATTTTGGAGAGATAGCCGGTAACTTTGGGAGTACGGGCTGGCATATGGCCGGTCTGGCTGTGACCTTTGTTATTATGGCTTTCGGGGTTTCCAAGGGCATAGAGAAGATGAACAAGATCATGATGCCCCTGTTTTTTATATTCTTTTTATTTCTCATGATCCGTGTGCTGACCCTGGGGAATGCGGGTGCGGGATATAAATATCTCTTCGTGCCGAAATGGGAATATCTCATGCAGCCCAAGACCTGGGTGTTTGCCCTTGGGCAGGCGTTCTTTTCCCTGTCTTTGGCCGGTTCCGGCACACTGGTATACGGCAGTTATCTGTCAAAGGATGTGGATGTGGTGGAGAGTGCCAGAAACGTGGCGTTTTTTGATACCTGTGCGGCTATCCTTGCCGGCCTGGTAGTGATCCCTGCGGTTTTTGCCTTTGGATTGGATGTGTCAGCAGGGCCGCCCCTTATGTTCATTACCCTTCCCGAGGTCTTCAGACAGATGCCTTTTGGACAGGTGTTCGCAGTGGTGTTTTTTGTGGCGGTGCTGTTTGCAGCGGTCACCTCTTTGATGAATCTCTTTGAGACGCCCATTGAGGCGCTCCAGGAACAGTTTGGCCTGTCCAGAAAGATGGCGGTGATCCTGGTGGCGTTTGCCGCTGCCGCTGTGGGAATCTTTATTGAGAGTGCTGATATGGTCAGTGTGTGGATGGATGTGGTTTCCATCTATATTATTCCTCTGGGAGCACTTCTGGCGGCAGTGATGTTTTTCTGGGCAGCGCCCAGGGGATTTGCCAGAGAACAGGTGCAGACCGGACGCAGAAAACCTCTTGGAAAATGGTTCGAGCCGGCCACAAAATATCTCTTTGTGGGACTGACTTTTGTTGTGTATATTTTAGGAATTTTCTATGGTGGGATTGGTTGA
- a CDS encoding response regulator transcription factor, with protein sequence MNVLLVDDQKAIVESLKNGIQWGKLPVSQVYTACSAKEAKLVLRNFEVDVLVSDIEMPEENGLSLCRWAKEQFQEIECIFLTSHADFAYAKEAIAMGGFDYVLQPVRYEEVEAVLLKAWDNISSRKKLRRLENTRKLVIEQRNTILDAMLSKMTRDKGEEADQIYRHYVEMFRMEYDSCAVHPVLVQILKWKRLSETWEENLVRMTLCNIAEELFADQDVRAGISCLRENRYWLFLAAERGAVGEELWHRRLEEFYAFVNENMDFSVSVYPIAELDEDYAFSHIFMRLGRRIEGNREKKPGIYWDDVEAAGHIDEIDPIDTAVKYIRKNLSKNISRAEVAELVHLNEEYFSRLFRQETGDTFKDFMMMEKMKAAKKLLAETHLSVSIVASKVGYDNFSHFSKMFKKMTEMTPQEYRKDNQKR encoded by the coding sequence ATGAATGTATTATTAGTGGATGACCAGAAGGCCATCGTGGAGAGCCTGAAGAATGGAATTCAGTGGGGGAAATTGCCTGTGAGTCAGGTCTATACTGCGTGCAGCGCAAAGGAGGCAAAGCTGGTGCTGCGCAATTTTGAGGTGGACGTACTGGTTAGTGATATTGAAATGCCCGAGGAGAACGGTCTGTCCCTGTGTAGATGGGCAAAAGAGCAGTTCCAGGAGATAGAATGCATTTTTCTCACGTCCCATGCGGATTTTGCCTATGCGAAGGAGGCTATCGCTATGGGGGGATTTGACTATGTGCTGCAGCCTGTAAGATACGAAGAGGTGGAGGCAGTGCTCCTAAAAGCATGGGATAACATCAGCAGCAGGAAAAAACTGCGCCGCCTGGAAAATACCAGAAAGCTGGTCATAGAACAGAGAAATACTATTTTGGATGCCATGCTCTCCAAAATGACGCGGGATAAAGGGGAGGAAGCTGACCAGATATACCGGCATTATGTGGAGATGTTCCGCATGGAGTATGACAGCTGTGCTGTACATCCTGTTCTTGTACAGATTTTAAAGTGGAAAAGGCTTTCAGAAACGTGGGAGGAAAATTTGGTACGCATGACTCTCTGCAATATTGCGGAGGAACTGTTTGCGGACCAGGATGTTCGGGCAGGGATTTCCTGCCTCAGAGAGAACCGCTACTGGCTGTTTCTTGCGGCTGAGAGAGGAGCGGTTGGGGAGGAGCTGTGGCACAGGAGACTGGAAGAATTTTATGCTTTTGTCAATGAAAATATGGATTTCTCTGTGAGCGTATATCCCATTGCAGAGCTGGACGAGGACTATGCCTTTAGCCATATATTCATGCGTCTGGGCAGGCGGATCGAGGGAAATAGGGAGAAAAAGCCGGGGATCTATTGGGATGATGTGGAGGCAGCAGGACATATAGATGAGATAGATCCCATTGATACGGCAGTGAAATATATCAGAAAAAACCTCAGCAAAAATATTTCCAGAGCGGAGGTGGCAGAACTGGTACATTTAAATGAGGAGTATTTTTCCAGGCTGTTCAGACAGGAGACAGGGGATACCTTCAAAGATTTTATGATGATGGAGAAAATGAAAGCAGCCAAGAAGCTTTTGGCAGAGACCCATCTGTCAGTCAGTATTGTGGCGTCCAAGGTGGGATATGACAATTTTTCTCACTTTTCTAAAATGTTTAAAAAAATGACAGAGATGACACCCCAGGAGTACAGAAAGGACAATCAAAAGAGATAA
- a CDS encoding carbohydrate ABC transporter permease, whose product MVSKNKTGQIVLNIIFILLAVTALAPFLLLISSSLTSEPVLMKEGYSFWPKEFSLASYAYLFKSSTKILRGYGITIFVTVVGTVLSVLITTLFAYPLSRKELPGRYLFSFFVFFTMLFNGGLVPTYMMWTQTFHIKDTLWALILPGLLMNAFYVIMMRSFFTANIPDALVEAARIDGAGEYKILFKIVLPLSKPMMATLALMIGLGYWNDWMNSLYYITNEKLFSIQAILNTIITNIQFLTSGQSAAASNVDLSQLPSVGIRMAIAVIGILPVLCIYPFFQKYFVKGIVVGGVKG is encoded by the coding sequence ATGGTCAGTAAAAATAAAACAGGACAGATCGTCTTGAACATTATCTTCATTCTGCTGGCAGTAACAGCTCTGGCGCCGTTTCTGCTGCTCATCTCCTCCTCTCTGACCAGTGAACCTGTACTCATGAAAGAAGGGTACAGCTTCTGGCCGAAGGAGTTCAGTCTGGCGTCTTATGCCTATCTGTTCAAAAGCAGCACGAAAATCCTGAGAGGATATGGGATTACCATTTTTGTCACAGTGGTGGGTACTGTGCTGAGTGTTCTGATCACCACACTCTTTGCCTATCCCCTATCTAGAAAAGAGCTTCCGGGGAGATACCTGTTTTCGTTTTTCGTATTTTTTACCATGCTGTTTAACGGGGGGCTGGTCCCGACTTATATGATGTGGACACAGACATTTCATATTAAGGATACACTTTGGGCACTAATCCTTCCGGGGCTTTTGATGAATGCCTTTTACGTCATCATGATGCGCTCCTTCTTTACTGCAAATATACCGGATGCACTGGTGGAAGCTGCCAGGATTGACGGGGCAGGGGAATATAAGATACTGTTTAAGATTGTGCTTCCCCTTTCAAAACCAATGATGGCTACGTTGGCGCTGATGATCGGGCTGGGTTACTGGAATGACTGGATGAACAGCCTTTACTATATCACGAATGAAAAGCTGTTCAGTATCCAGGCGATTTTGAACACGATCATCACCAATATCCAGTTCCTTACCAGCGGACAGAGTGCGGCAGCCTCCAATGTGGATCTGTCACAGCTCCCCAGTGTGGGGATCAGGATGGCGATTGCGGTTATCGGAATCCTTCCGGTGTTATGTATTTATCCGTTCTTCCAGAAGTATTTTGTAAAAGGTATTGTTGTGGGCGGCGTGAAAGGTTAA
- a CDS encoding diaminopimelate dehydrogenase — protein sequence MSIRIGILGYGNLGRGVECAVKQNPDMELAAVFTRRNPADVHIMTETAKVYHVDEAVKMKDEIDVLILCGGSATDLPKQTPEFAQYFNVVDSFDTHAKIPEHFADVDAAAKKSGKIGLISVGWDPGMFSLNRLYANAVLPEGTDYTFWGKGVSQGHSDAVRRIEGVVDARQYTIPVEKALTAVRNGENPTLTTGEKHTREVFVTVEEGADRERIEKEIKTMPNYFDEYETTVHFISEEQMKAEHAGLPHGGFVIRTGKTGWEQEHSHVIEYSLKLDSNPEFTSSVIVAYARAAYRLNREGQSGCRTVFDIAPAYLTVKSPEELRKHML from the coding sequence ATGAGTATAAGAATCGGAATTTTAGGCTATGGTAATCTGGGACGCGGAGTGGAATGTGCGGTAAAACAGAACCCGGATATGGAACTGGCTGCTGTTTTTACACGCCGTAATCCTGCGGACGTCCATATCATGACAGAGACTGCAAAGGTTTATCATGTGGATGAGGCTGTGAAGATGAAGGATGAGATCGACGTCCTGATCCTGTGCGGCGGAAGCGCTACTGATCTACCGAAGCAGACACCTGAGTTTGCACAGTATTTTAACGTAGTGGACAGCTTTGATACTCATGCGAAAATACCGGAGCATTTTGCAGATGTGGACGCAGCCGCAAAGAAGAGCGGTAAGATCGGCCTGATCTCTGTTGGCTGGGATCCGGGAATGTTTTCTTTAAACCGTCTGTATGCCAATGCTGTTCTGCCGGAGGGAACAGATTATACCTTCTGGGGAAAAGGCGTCAGCCAGGGACATTCCGATGCAGTCAGAAGGATTGAAGGCGTAGTGGATGCAAGGCAGTATACCATTCCTGTGGAAAAAGCTCTTACAGCAGTCAGAAACGGGGAGAATCCCACACTCACAACAGGTGAAAAACATACCCGTGAGGTGTTTGTGACGGTAGAAGAGGGCGCTGATAGAGAGCGGATAGAAAAAGAGATCAAGACCATGCCAAATTATTTTGATGAATATGAGACAACAGTACATTTCATCAGCGAGGAGCAGATGAAGGCAGAACATGCCGGGCTTCCTCACGGCGGATTTGTGATCCGTACAGGTAAGACAGGATGGGAACAGGAGCACAGCCATGTGATCGAATACAGTTTGAAACTGGATTCCAACCCTGAGTTCACGTCCTCTGTCATTGTGGCTTATGCTAGAGCGGCATATCGTCTGAACCGGGAAGGACAGAGCGGATGCAGAACCGTCTTTGACATTGCGCCGGCCTATTTAACTGTAAAATCTCCGGAGGAACTTCGGAAACACATGCTGTAA
- a CDS encoding ABC transporter substrate-binding protein produces the protein MRKNIRRTAAVISAAAMAVSLAACGGGDSASSKESGRDEVKTVNVHIPTVYDLPDAQKVEDEINKITEEKYKIRLDLNFITTGNWLQQSNLLFTGDEADVIAVYSTPLTTYVKNGQLVDLTEYYDKASDAFKAVWSQEEMQGTTVNGKIYAVPNMRNFGNYFGLNIDSDIAAEFGIEEGQKLTMEDVDTFLRAAHEKYPDRYALAPQGTDTIIGQWSWDGLGDSKYIGVLPECGQSTEVQNLFDTKDFREFCTWTRAWYKDGLIMQDILSNTQPWQTMIGNKQAIACLDNYGVNGLNGMIRTVILDKWAVANSYSELCYGINMNSKDKDAAWEVMEILYTDAEVSKLLNDGIEGTHYVKNDDGTISFPDGKTAADCGYGMADEYWITPYSANSLPLDVNGASFFEDLLKFNEETMKSKAFGFAFDTTEVADQYAACCSVMDKYYKALMSGTVDVESTIEQADKEFEAAGLNDIIKAKQEQLDTFLAGR, from the coding sequence ATGAGAAAAAACATCAGAAGAACAGCAGCTGTGATCAGTGCGGCGGCCATGGCGGTTTCCCTGGCAGCCTGCGGAGGCGGGGATAGTGCCTCTTCAAAAGAATCCGGGAGAGATGAGGTAAAAACTGTAAATGTCCATATCCCTACCGTATATGATCTGCCGGATGCGCAGAAAGTGGAGGATGAGATCAACAAGATCACAGAGGAGAAATATAAAATCCGCCTGGATCTGAATTTTATTACAACAGGAAACTGGCTGCAGCAGTCCAATCTGCTCTTTACCGGTGACGAGGCAGATGTGATCGCTGTATACTCCACACCGCTCACAACATATGTGAAGAATGGGCAGCTTGTGGATTTGACAGAGTATTACGACAAGGCATCTGATGCGTTTAAAGCTGTGTGGTCCCAGGAGGAGATGCAGGGTACAACGGTAAACGGAAAGATTTATGCAGTGCCGAATATGAGGAATTTCGGAAACTATTTTGGACTGAATATCGACTCCGATATTGCGGCAGAATTTGGCATAGAGGAAGGCCAGAAGCTGACTATGGAGGACGTGGATACCTTCTTAAGGGCAGCACACGAGAAGTATCCTGACCGTTACGCGCTGGCACCTCAGGGAACGGATACGATTATCGGACAGTGGAGCTGGGATGGTCTGGGAGACAGCAAATACATCGGTGTCCTTCCGGAATGCGGACAGTCCACAGAGGTACAGAACCTGTTTGATACAAAAGATTTCCGGGAATTCTGCACCTGGACACGAGCCTGGTACAAGGACGGCCTGATCATGCAGGATATTCTGAGCAATACACAGCCATGGCAGACCATGATCGGCAATAAACAGGCGATTGCCTGCCTTGATAATTATGGTGTAAACGGATTGAACGGTATGATCCGTACGGTCATTTTAGATAAATGGGCTGTGGCTAATTCCTATTCGGAGCTGTGCTACGGTATCAATATGAACTCCAAAGACAAGGATGCGGCCTGGGAAGTCATGGAGATCCTGTACACAGATGCAGAAGTCTCAAAGCTTTTAAATGACGGTATTGAGGGAACGCATTATGTAAAAAATGATGACGGCACCATATCTTTCCCGGACGGCAAGACAGCCGCTGACTGCGGTTACGGCATGGCTGATGAGTATTGGATCACACCTTACTCTGCAAACAGCCTTCCTCTGGATGTCAACGGAGCATCTTTCTTTGAGGATCTGCTGAAATTTAATGAGGAGACCATGAAATCCAAAGCCTTCGGATTCGCTTTTGACACAACGGAAGTTGCAGATCAGTATGCTGCCTGCTGCAGTGTTATGGACAAATACTATAAGGCTCTTATGTCCGGAACTGTGGATGTGGAGAGCACCATTGAACAGGCTGATAAGGAGTTTGAGGCAGCCGGTTTGAATGATATCATCAAAGCAAAACAGGAGCAGCTCGACACCTTCCTGGCAGGCAGATAG
- a CDS encoding ABC transporter permease codes for MAKTAVKPAGGLHRKMAKRKMTLALLSMMLPGFIYLIINNYIPMAGLVIAFKRFDYSKGIWGSDWCGLSNFTYLFKTQDALNIIRNTVCYNLVFILLGNLLAVAVAVMLNFLRGRMNKKIYQTVILIPYLISMVVVSYIVFGFLSQENGFLNKMIVSMGGDTVSWYTEAKYWPFILVLVNLWKGFGYSSILYYATVIGIDSALYEAATVDGAGRWRQVWHVTLPGLKGTIITMVLLNIGRMFYTDFGLFYQVPMRSGLISSVTDTIDVFVYKGLTQLNDIGRASAAGFLQSVLGFILVLTVNFIVRKVDEENALF; via the coding sequence ATGGCGAAAACAGCGGTTAAACCGGCAGGCGGACTTCATCGGAAGATGGCCAAGAGAAAAATGACTCTGGCTCTACTGTCCATGATGCTGCCGGGTTTTATCTACCTGATCATCAATAATTATATTCCCATGGCAGGCCTGGTCATAGCGTTCAAACGTTTTGACTACAGCAAGGGGATATGGGGAAGTGACTGGTGCGGTTTGAGCAACTTTACTTACTTGTTTAAAACCCAGGATGCCCTGAATATTATAAGAAATACAGTCTGCTATAACCTGGTATTCATTCTGTTGGGAAATCTTTTAGCGGTTGCGGTTGCCGTTATGCTGAACTTCCTGCGGGGCAGGATGAACAAAAAAATCTACCAGACAGTAATTTTGATCCCGTATCTGATATCCATGGTTGTGGTTTCTTACATAGTCTTTGGGTTTCTCAGTCAGGAAAATGGTTTCCTGAACAAGATGATCGTTTCCATGGGCGGAGATACTGTAAGCTGGTACACAGAGGCAAAATACTGGCCCTTTATATTGGTCCTTGTAAATCTTTGGAAGGGATTTGGATACTCCAGTATTCTCTATTACGCAACGGTTATCGGTATTGATTCTGCACTCTATGAAGCAGCCACTGTGGACGGAGCTGGACGGTGGCGCCAGGTATGGCATGTGACACTTCCGGGGCTGAAAGGAACAATTATCACCATGGTACTTTTGAATATCGGACGTATGTTTTACACGGATTTTGGTCTGTTTTATCAGGTGCCCATGCGCTCCGGGCTGATATCATCCGTGACAGATACCATCGACGTATTCGTTTATAAGGGACTGACCCAGTTAAATGATATAGGCCGTGCGTCAGCAGCCGGATTTTTACAGTCCGTTCTGGGTTTTATACTGGTCCTGACTGTCAACTTTATTGTCCGTAAGGTCGATGAAGAAAATGCACTGTTCTGA